In the Oryza glaberrima chromosome 6, OglaRS2, whole genome shotgun sequence genome, one interval contains:
- the LOC127777820 gene encoding putative receptor protein kinase ZmPK1, with the protein MGTILIHIITYVPVSLAFHGKQLLAVAMRGVSIFTTAISFLLPLTIALAEDQRSSLARGSSISIQDDTTTTILVSPHGHFSCGFYKVATNAFTFSIWFSRSSEKTVAWTANRDAPVNGKGSRLTFRRDGSLALVDYNGAVVWSTNTTATSASRAELDNSGNLIVMDQAGHRLWKSFDSPTDTLLPLQPMTRDTKLVSASARGLPYSGLYTFFFDSNNILSIIYNGPETSSIYWPNPYERSWENGRTTYNSSQYGILNQEGMFLASDKLQFEASDLGDKDVMRRLTLDYDGNLRLYSLNATNGKWSVSWLAFPRLCEIHGLCGINSFCTYMPSLQCSCLEGFEMTEPSDWSQGCRRKENITVKGDHNANNNTEQKFIFVEIPKTDFYGYDFNYTPSVALPVCKQICLNDDGCEAFAYRKGKGECFPKALLINGKKFPDPSNDIYLKFSKEASSSQLLASKPSHICKVTEKDAYPSSQMFEGSNSKFKFGYFLSSALTLLVVEVILVTVGCWATYKWGRRPEIRDEGYTIISSQFRRFSYKELEKATGFFQEELGSGGSGAVYKGILDDNRKVAVKKLNDVIHGEQEFRSELSIIGRVYHMNLVRIWGFCAEKTHKLLVSEFVENGSLDRVLSNHQSVFPVLPWSQRYNIALGVAKGLAYLHHECLEWIVHCDVKPENILLDKDFEPKIADFGLVKLLNRGPSTNILSRVHGTRGYIAPEWALNLPITGKADVYSYGVVLLELVKGNKVSRWVVDGEEEVELAVKRTVDILKEKLASGDQSWLLDFVDCRLNGEFNYSQAALVLNTAVSCLDEDRRKRPSMNSVVEILLSLME; encoded by the coding sequence ATGGGCACAATCTTGATACATATAATAACATATGTACCAGTTTCCCTTGCATTCCATGGAAAGCAGTTGCTTGCCGTGGCCATGAGAGGCGTCAGCATTTTCACCACAGCGATCTCCTTCCTTCTCCCGCTCACCATTGCTCTTGCAGAAGATCAGAGAAGCTCCCTTGCAAGGGGTTCCTCAATCTCCATCCAAGatgacaccaccaccaccatccttGTGTCCCCCCATGGCCACTTCTCATGTGGCTTCTACAAGGTGGCCACCAACGCCTTCACTTTCTCCATCTGGTTCTCCAGGTCGTCGGAGAAGACCGTCGCGTGGACGGCGAACCGCGACGCTCCGGTGAACGGCAAGGGCTCCAGGCTCACCTTCCGGAGGGACGGGAGCCTGGCCCTTGTTGATTACAACGGCGCGGTTGTGTGGAGCACCAACACCACGGCCACTAGCGCTAGCCGTGCAGAGCTTGACAACAGCGGCAACCTCATCGTCATGGATCAAGCCGGTCATCGCCTCTGGAAGAGCTTCGATTCGCCAACCGACACGCTCTTGCCATTGCAGCCGATGACTCGAGATACAAAGCTGGTATCTGCATCTGCCAGGGGCTTGCCTTACTCAGGCTTGTACACCTTCTTCTTTGACAGTAACAACATATTGAGTATCATATACAATGGCCCTGAGACTAGCAGCATATATTGGCCTAATCCTTATGAGCGGTCGTGGGAGAATGGTAGGACTACTTATAACAGCAGCCAATATGGGATTCTCAATCAGGAAGGCATGTTCTTAGCTAGTGACAAGCTTCAATTTGAAGCGTCTGATCTTGGTGACAAGGATGTCATGAGGAGGTTGACACTCGATTATGATGGTAACCTAAGGCTATATAGCTTAAACGCAACGAATGGTAAATGGTCAGTCTCTTGGCTGGCATTCCCTCGACTCTGTGAGATACATGGTCTGTGTGGCATAAACAGCTTCTGCACATACATGCCAAGCCTTCAGTGTTCCTGCCTTGAAGGTTTCGAGATGACTGAACCTAGTGACTGGAGCCAAGGGTGCAGGCGCAAGGAAAACATCACAGTCAAAGGGGATCATAACGCAAACAACAATACAGAGCAAAAATTCATATTCGTGGAGATCCCCAAGACTGACTTCTATGGGTATGACTTCAACTACACCCCATCTGTCGCATTGCCAGTCTGCAAACAGATTTGCTTGAACGATGATGGCTGCGAAGCTTTTGCATATCGGAAGGGAAAAGGTGAATGTTTCCCGAAGGCTTTGCTTATCAATGGCAAGAAATTCCCAGATCCTAGCAATGATATTTATCTGAAATTTTCCAAGGAGGCGTCGTCTTCACAACTATTGGCTTCTAAACCATCCCATATCTGCAAGGTAACAGAAAAAGACGCCTATCCTTCATCGCAAATGTTCGAGGGTAGCAATTCGAAATTCAAGTTTGGATACTTCCTTTCTTCAGCATTGACATTGCTTGTAGTTGAAGTGATTTTAGTTACAGTTGGATGTTGGGCTACATACAAATGGGGAAGAAGACCAGAGATTCGAGACGAAGGGTACACCATAATTTCCAGTCAATTCCGAAGGTTCAGTTACAAGGAGTTAGAGAAGGCAACCGGATTTTTTCAAGAAGAACTAGGAAGTGGTGGATCAGGAGCAGTTTACAAGGGAATCCTCGATGATAATAGGAAGGTCGCGGTGAAGAAACTAAATGATGTGATCCACGGAGAACAAGAGTTCAGATCAGAGCTGAGTATCATAGGACGAGTTTATCATATGAACCTTGTCAGAATTTGGGGGTTTTGTGCCGAAAAGACGCACAAGCTCTTGGTTTCTGAGTTTGTTGAGAATGGCTCTTTAGACAGAGTTTTATCCAACCATCAGAGCGTGTTTCCTGTGCTACCGTGGAGCCAAAGGTACAATATCGCACTTGGGGTAGCAAAAGGATTGGCTTATCTACACCATGAATGTCTGGAATGGATCGTGCATTGCGATGTTAAACCAGAGAACATATTGTTAGATAAAGATTTTGAGCCAAAGATTGCGGATTTTGGATTGGTGAAATTACTGAATCGAGGACCAAGCACAAATATCCTGTCACGAGTGCATGGGACAAGAGGGTACATTGCGCCAGAGTGGGCTCTAAATCTTCCGATCACAGGCAAGGCTGATGTTTACAGCTATGGAGTAGTGCTTCTTGAGTTAGTGAAAGGGAATAAGGTTTCTAGATGGGTGGTTGatggtgaggaggaggtggaacTGGCTGTTAAACGAACTGTTGATATTCTCAAAGAGAAATTAGCTAGTGGGGATCAATCATGGCTGCTGGATTTTGTTGACTGCAGGCTGAATGGAGAATTCAATTATTCACAGGCAGCCTTAGTGCTAAATACAGCAGTGTCATGTCTGGATGAAGATAGGCGCAAAAGACCAAGCATGAACAGTGTGGTCGAAATCCTACTTTCACTTATGGAATAA